From one Gammaproteobacteria bacterium genomic stretch:
- a CDS encoding ATP-binding cassette domain-containing protein — protein MIAEQLDNSVKPGVEGETLVKIRGLSYYRGSRAIFNGVDMDIVRGKITAIMGPSGTGKTTLLRLMGGQLKPSQGTVAVEGADVAKLKYTQLYALRKRMGMLFQNGALFTDINVFDNVAFPLREHTNLPDSMIRDLVLMKLEAVGLRGANQLMPSELSGGMARRVALARAIALDPMMIMYDEPFTGQDPISMGVLVRLLKTLNDALHLTSVLVSHDVKESLSIADYVYVISEGKVVEHGTPDTLRQSQSEWVQQFLEGLSDGPVPFHFPAADIETDLLKEGRS, from the coding sequence ATGATTGCCGAACAACTTGATAACAGTGTTAAACCCGGCGTGGAAGGCGAGACCTTAGTGAAAATCAGAGGGCTGTCTTATTATCGGGGCAGCAGAGCCATATTCAATGGCGTGGATATGGATATCGTCAGAGGTAAAATCACAGCCATTATGGGGCCTAGCGGAACAGGGAAAACCACCTTATTGCGATTGATGGGAGGGCAGCTCAAACCGTCCCAAGGAACCGTAGCGGTGGAAGGGGCTGATGTGGCGAAGCTAAAATACACGCAATTGTATGCCTTGAGAAAACGCATGGGGATGTTGTTTCAAAACGGCGCTTTGTTTACAGATATTAACGTATTTGACAATGTGGCATTTCCTTTGCGCGAACATACCAATTTACCGGACTCCATGATCCGGGATCTGGTTTTAATGAAGCTGGAAGCGGTGGGGTTGCGCGGAGCCAATCAGTTAATGCCTAGCGAATTGTCTGGCGGTATGGCCAGGCGGGTTGCCCTGGCCAGGGCAATTGCACTGGATCCCATGATGATCATGTACGACGAACCCTTTACCGGGCAGGATCCCATCTCCATGGGGGTATTGGTTCGGTTATTGAAAACCCTGAATGATGCTCTGCACCTGACGAGCGTGTTGGTATCACACGATGTGAAGGAAAGCCTTTCTATTGCAGATTATGTCTATGTGATATCAGAGGGTAAGGTGGTGGAGCACGGCACTCCGGATACCTTGCGACAATCTCAATCTGAATGGGTACAACAGTTCCTGGAGGGTTTGAGTGACGGCCCGGTGCCTTTTCACTTTCCGGCGGCTGACATAGAAACTGACTTATTGAAGGAGGGGCGCTCGTGA
- the mlaE gene encoding lipid asymmetry maintenance ABC transporter permease subunit MlaE, with product MLQNLGAGALGIFERLGRGNLFLLNVLMGIPGLLLRFGLVVAQLYATGVLSLLIIGVAGLFVGMVLGLQGYNTLVTYGASESLGIFVALTLVRELGPVVSALLFAGRAGSALTAEIGLMKATEQLSAMEMMAVDPLHRVIAPRFLAGMIATPLLAALFSAVGVMGGYFVGVGLLGVDEGTFWSQMQDSVDLYDDVMNGVIKSVVFGFVVTWIAVFEGYDAVPTSEGVSRATTRTVVHGSLAVLGLDFVLTALMFGDN from the coding sequence ATGCTACAAAACCTGGGCGCGGGCGCTCTGGGCATTTTTGAACGCTTAGGACGGGGTAATCTGTTTTTACTGAATGTCCTAATGGGCATCCCCGGGCTGTTGTTGCGATTTGGTTTGGTTGTGGCACAACTGTATGCTACGGGCGTTCTGTCGCTGTTGATTATCGGCGTGGCGGGACTGTTTGTCGGAATGGTGTTGGGTCTGCAGGGCTACAACACTCTGGTGACTTACGGCGCTTCCGAGTCGCTGGGTATTTTTGTGGCCTTAACGCTGGTGCGGGAGTTAGGGCCGGTGGTTTCTGCTCTATTATTTGCGGGGCGTGCCGGATCTGCCTTAACCGCGGAAATCGGCTTAATGAAAGCCACCGAACAGCTCTCCGCTATGGAAATGATGGCGGTGGATCCATTGCATCGAGTGATAGCCCCCCGGTTTCTTGCCGGTATGATTGCAACTCCCTTATTGGCTGCCTTATTCAGCGCCGTGGGTGTGATGGGTGGTTACTTTGTGGGAGTGGGTTTGCTGGGGGTGGATGAAGGTACCTTTTGGTCGCAAATGCAAGACAGCGTGGATCTTTACGATGATGTTATGAACGGCGTGATCAAAAGTGTGGTATTTGGGTTCGTGGTAACGTGGATCGCTGTCTTTGAAGGGTATGATGCTGTACCCACTTCGGAAGGCGTCAGTCGTGCTACAACCAGAACCGTGGTGCACGGATCATTGGCGGTATTGGGTTTGGATTTTGTATTGACTGCATTAATGTTTGGAGACAATTAA
- the mlaD gene encoding outer membrane lipid asymmetry maintenance protein MlaD — protein MEQSKTVQVWVGVFVAIGIASLFMLAMKVSNISALAETEGYELKLKFENIGGLKVRSPVTMAGVVVGRVAGIGFDRESYEAVVTVRVEQKYDNIPDDTSASIYTAGLLGEQYIGLEPGGSETYLKPGDTFKLTQSAVVLEKLIGQFLVNKADE, from the coding sequence ATGGAACAATCGAAGACGGTGCAAGTGTGGGTTGGGGTGTTTGTGGCCATTGGCATTGCCTCCTTGTTTATGCTTGCTATGAAAGTGAGCAACATCAGCGCACTGGCTGAAACAGAAGGCTATGAGTTGAAGCTGAAGTTTGAAAATATTGGCGGACTAAAAGTGCGTTCGCCGGTGACCATGGCCGGTGTGGTGGTGGGGCGAGTTGCCGGGATCGGTTTTGATCGAGAGTCGTATGAAGCCGTGGTAACCGTTAGAGTAGAGCAAAAATACGACAATATTCCCGACGATACCAGCGCCAGTATTTATACCGCCGGTTTGTTGGGTGAGCAATATATTGGGCTGGAGCCTGGTGGCTCTGAAACCTACTTGAAACCGGGTGATACCTTTAAGCTGACCCAGTCGGCTGTGGTGTTGGAAAAGCTCATCGGTCAGTTTTTAGTGAATAAAGCTGACGAATAG